The following are encoded in a window of uncultured Pseudomonas sp. genomic DNA:
- a CDS encoding BCCT family transporter: MSIGAALLVMAFVLFTVIDPEYADGVYGAAKSFISTNLAWYYIGLMSLYLFLAIWLSFSRYGNIRLGKDSDRPEFSNFSWFSMLFGAGIGIGILFWSIAEPIYHFQGTPLIGEAQKMTAEAAQVAMRVSIFHWGLHGWGLFAVFGLILAYFAYRKGLPLSIRSSLYPLLGERIYGPLGHAADLLAVFGTVFGIATSLGLGAQQMNAGLNYLLGFEVSVAHQILLIAVISVIATASVLSGVNKGIRMLSELNMHLTILILALFVIFGPTAYLLGAFVTNTGDYLAHAVQLGLWIDPDPKGQWQGWWTIFYWGWWIAWAPFVGMFIARISKGRTLREFVLGVLIAPTVLATFWITIFGNSAIFIELFGGGGVVAAVNDDVTMALFKTIELMGLGQWLTVLMSAICTLMLVTYFVTSADSATLVICTLICMGDEHPPARYRIFWGLAIGAVAAVLLLAGGLKALQTASIVAALPFSFVAILATYGFFKSLRQDVALCDLAARRELSESQQPAASIKPVVATSGTA; this comes from the coding sequence ATGTCGATTGGTGCCGCCTTATTGGTAATGGCCTTCGTGCTGTTTACCGTCATTGACCCGGAATATGCCGATGGGGTGTACGGTGCAGCCAAGAGTTTTATTTCAACCAACTTGGCCTGGTATTACATCGGCTTGATGAGTTTATATCTGTTTCTGGCTATTTGGCTGAGCTTCAGCCGTTATGGAAATATTCGCCTGGGCAAGGACAGCGACCGGCCAGAGTTCAGTAACTTCTCCTGGTTTTCGATGTTGTTCGGTGCTGGTATCGGCATTGGCATCCTGTTCTGGAGCATCGCCGAACCTATCTATCACTTCCAGGGCACGCCGCTAATCGGCGAGGCGCAGAAGATGACCGCCGAGGCCGCACAGGTGGCCATGCGGGTCTCGATCTTCCACTGGGGGTTGCATGGCTGGGGCCTGTTCGCAGTGTTCGGCCTGATCCTGGCCTACTTCGCCTATCGCAAAGGCTTGCCGCTGTCGATTCGTTCCAGCCTCTACCCACTACTCGGCGAGCGCATCTACGGGCCACTGGGGCATGCCGCCGACCTGCTCGCCGTCTTCGGCACGGTGTTTGGTATCGCCACCTCGCTGGGGCTGGGCGCACAGCAGATGAACGCCGGGCTGAATTACCTGTTGGGCTTTGAAGTGTCGGTTGCTCACCAGATCCTGCTGATCGCGGTGATTTCGGTGATCGCCACCGCGTCGGTGCTCAGCGGCGTAAACAAGGGCATCCGCATGCTCAGCGAGCTGAACATGCACCTGACCATCCTGATCTTGGCGCTGTTCGTAATCTTCGGCCCAACGGCCTACCTGCTCGGTGCTTTTGTCACCAACACCGGTGATTATCTGGCGCACGCGGTGCAACTGGGCCTGTGGATAGATCCGGATCCAAAAGGCCAATGGCAGGGCTGGTGGACGATTTTCTACTGGGGCTGGTGGATCGCGTGGGCACCCTTTGTCGGCATGTTTATCGCGCGTATTTCCAAGGGCCGCACGCTGCGTGAATTCGTTCTCGGTGTGCTGATCGCGCCAACTGTTCTGGCCACTTTCTGGATCACTATCTTCGGTAACAGTGCAATTTTTATCGAGCTGTTCGGCGGCGGTGGCGTAGTGGCAGCGGTCAATGACGACGTGACCATGGCGCTGTTCAAGACCATTGAGCTGATGGGCCTGGGTCAGTGGTTGACCGTCCTTATGTCGGCGATCTGCACCCTGATGCTGGTGACCTACTTCGTCACGTCGGCTGACTCGGCAACCCTGGTGATCTGCACCCTGATCTGCATGGGCGACGAGCACCCACCGGCGCGCTACCGGATCTTCTGGGGCCTGGCGATTGGTGCAGTGGCGGCGGTGTTGCTGCTTGCCGGTGGCCTGAAAGCCTTGCAAACGGCCTCGATTGTGGCAGCGCTACCGTTCTCCTTCGTCGCCATCCTGGCCACCTATGGTTTCTTCAAGTCGCTGCGCCAGGATGTTGCTCTGTGCGATCTGGCAGCCCGTCGTGAGCTTAGCGAAAGCCAACAGCCAGCGGCGAGCATCAAGCCTGTGGTCGCCACCTCTGGCACGGCATAA